A portion of the Flavobacterium limnophilum genome contains these proteins:
- a CDS encoding glycoside hydrolase family 97 protein — protein sequence MIKKLILPALLLSLSMVNAQGKKSKSYELASPEGKNKIQFELVNSSPKYTVSHGKTVVITPSDMGFLLKNNDDFSSNFEIVKVENSTFDETWEQVWGEKKKIRNHYNQMVVKLQQKNKEKRQLEIQFRAFDDGIAFRYVYPRQGTKDSIFIMDEKTTFNLKEEGKAWWIPAYRENRYEYLYQNSTINAIDTVHTPLTIESKSGLKLSFHEANLIDYASTTLVNNTGTQLKTDLVPWADGVKVRVKDSFTSSWRTIQIGEKSGDLVDSYLILNLNEPNKLGKIDYFKPYKYLGIWWGMHIGKYTFWESDKQGATTKNAFEYLDFTAKEGFHHMLIEGWNKGWTPAWYENHMHMFSFTKCADNFDIDKVVEYGKQKGVELIGYHETGSNLINYLKEIDEGFAMYKRLGIHTVKIGHVGSKLNMKEWHHGQFGVNYFRYVLKKAAEYDLAVFYHEPIKDTGERRTYPNMLAREAARGQEYNAWSEGNPPNHVTILPFTRLLSGPMDYTPGVLDVEIKQGYPGKRIHGTTAQQLALYVVFYSPIQMLADLPENYAGNPSFQFLKDVPTDWQDTKVLNAEIGEYITTVRKDENSADWYLGSITNEKARDLEISLSFLDANATYEAQIYADAEGTDETHNPSAVAISKKTVKASDVLKLHLGGAGGTAIRFKKL from the coding sequence ATGATAAAAAAACTGATACTTCCCGCTTTATTACTTTCCCTGAGTATGGTCAATGCCCAAGGCAAAAAATCAAAATCCTACGAATTGGCTTCACCCGAAGGTAAAAACAAAATTCAATTCGAATTGGTAAATAGCTCACCAAAATACACCGTTTCTCACGGAAAAACAGTGGTAATTACACCATCGGATATGGGGTTTTTGTTGAAAAACAATGACGATTTCAGCTCCAATTTTGAAATAGTTAAAGTAGAAAACTCCACTTTCGACGAAACTTGGGAACAGGTTTGGGGCGAAAAGAAGAAAATCCGAAACCACTACAACCAAATGGTGGTGAAACTGCAACAAAAAAACAAGGAGAAACGTCAACTCGAAATCCAGTTTCGCGCTTTCGATGACGGAATTGCCTTTCGATATGTGTATCCAAGACAAGGTACGAAAGACAGTATTTTCATTATGGACGAAAAAACGACTTTCAACCTGAAAGAAGAAGGAAAAGCGTGGTGGATTCCTGCTTACCGAGAAAATCGTTATGAATATTTGTATCAAAATTCGACCATTAATGCCATTGACACGGTACATACGCCATTGACTATCGAAAGCAAGAGCGGTTTAAAATTGAGTTTTCACGAAGCCAACCTAATCGATTATGCCAGCACGACATTGGTAAACAATACCGGGACACAATTGAAAACTGACTTGGTGCCTTGGGCAGATGGAGTGAAAGTACGCGTGAAAGACAGTTTTACTTCCTCTTGGAGAACCATTCAAATAGGTGAAAAATCAGGAGATTTAGTCGATTCGTATTTGATTTTAAATCTAAACGAACCCAACAAATTGGGCAAAATTGATTATTTCAAACCTTATAAATATTTGGGAATTTGGTGGGGAATGCACATCGGAAAATATACTTTTTGGGAAAGTGACAAACAAGGAGCCACTACCAAAAATGCTTTTGAATACCTCGATTTTACTGCCAAAGAAGGATTTCATCACATGCTTATTGAAGGCTGGAACAAAGGTTGGACTCCAGCTTGGTACGAGAACCACATGCACATGTTCAGTTTTACAAAATGTGCCGATAATTTTGACATCGACAAAGTTGTGGAATATGGAAAACAAAAAGGAGTGGAGCTTATCGGGTACCATGAAACGGGTTCGAACTTGATTAATTATCTTAAAGAAATAGACGAAGGATTTGCAATGTATAAACGTTTGGGTATTCACACCGTGAAAATAGGACACGTGGGTTCTAAATTGAACATGAAAGAATGGCATCACGGACAATTTGGAGTGAATTATTTCCGATACGTCCTGAAAAAAGCTGCCGAATATGATTTGGCCGTTTTCTATCACGAACCAATAAAAGACACGGGAGAACGCAGAACGTATCCCAATATGTTGGCTCGGGAAGCTGCCAGAGGACAAGAATACAATGCTTGGAGTGAAGGAAATCCGCCCAATCACGTGACTATTTTGCCTTTCACCAGATTGTTGTCAGGGCCAATGGATTATACTCCGGGAGTCTTGGATGTTGAAATCAAACAAGGTTATCCAGGAAAAAGAATTCACGGAACCACGGCACAACAATTGGCTTTATACGTAGTTTTTTATTCACCAATACAAATGTTAGCCGATCTTCCTGAAAATTACGCAGGAAATCCTTCTTTCCAATTCTTGAAAGACGTTCCAACGGATTGGCAAGATACCAAAGTATTGAACGCTGAAATTGGGGAATACATTACCACGGTTCGTAAAGATGAAAACAGTGCCGATTGGTATTTGGGAAGCATTACGAACGAGAAAGCTAGAGATTTGGAAATTTCATTATCATTTTTGGATGCCAACGCCACTTATGAAGCCCAAATTTATGCCGATGCCGAAGGAACAGACGAAACCCACAATCCATCAGCAGTTGCCATTTCCAAGAAAACGGTTAAAGCTTCGGATGTGTTGAAATTGCATTTGGGTGGAGCAGGAGGAACAGCCATTCGATTCAAGAAATTATAA
- a CDS encoding alpha-xylosidase: MKKSQIGILFSAVFFGLLITPKATAQIQNADVLNAPIDISKDFENYLNTFYFADELAGFDPQSGKGTVKYLRHTYQTRQAFNNIEMKPSPVVANEFPTTEYEASPVLPFQIQFVSDRTLRIKMTSGPQFHPEKESLMLVDGVAPNHPELWKYAKIEGGHKFTSKHGSVEIQTKPWHVKIYDEKGKLLTGTLHNSDFANTYTPTLPFSYVRRNSDYSRSMGAAFSLEPDEKIFGCGESFTQFNKRGQKVVLWTDDANGIQNETMYKPVPFYMSSRGYGVFMHHSTPITVDFGKYYGSANEMYIGDDEADLFFFIGEPKDILDEYTNLTGKAAMPPLWSFGFWMSRITYFSEKEGREVAKNLRAYKIPTDVIHYDTGWFDVDWRNNYEFAKKRFEDPVKMMSDLKDDGFHVCLWQLPYFSPKNTLFNEIVDKNLTVKDRKGNLPYEDAVLDFTNPATVTWYQAKLKSLFDQGVSVFKVDFGEAAPADGIYSNGRTGFYEHNLYPLRYNKAVAEITQKEKGYTLIWARSTWAGSQRYPLHWGGDAETTNGAMSAELRGGLSLGLCGFSFWSHDVGGFVTKSPENLYRRWAPFGMFTSHVRSHGEPPREPWLYSKDLLETFRNADNMRYELMPYIYAQAKESSQKGLPMMRALFIEYSNDPGSWLVDNEYLFGSSMLVAPLFEEVTGRDVYLPEGTWIDYQTKKVYQGGWHKIEAGEVPIIVLVRNGSAIPHIKLAQSTKDMDWSKLTLKVYAAEGTNTATAKVFLPEGDGVKTISLSKKGTGFEANENPISNKTTFKIEWIK, translated from the coding sequence ATGAAAAAATCACAAATAGGAATACTATTTTCAGCTGTTTTTTTTGGTCTTTTAATCACGCCAAAAGCCACAGCCCAAATACAAAATGCCGATGTTCTCAATGCACCCATCGACATTAGCAAAGATTTCGAGAATTACCTGAACACTTTTTATTTTGCCGACGAATTGGCGGGTTTCGATCCACAATCCGGAAAAGGAACGGTAAAATATTTGAGACATACCTACCAAACCCGCCAGGCTTTCAACAATATTGAAATGAAACCCAGCCCAGTTGTGGCTAACGAATTTCCCACCACGGAATATGAAGCTTCGCCGGTATTGCCTTTCCAAATACAGTTCGTTTCGGACAGAACCTTGAGAATCAAAATGACTTCGGGACCACAATTTCATCCTGAAAAAGAATCCTTGATGTTGGTGGATGGAGTAGCGCCCAACCATCCCGAATTATGGAAATATGCCAAAATCGAAGGCGGACATAAATTTACCAGCAAACACGGTTCGGTAGAGATCCAGACCAAACCTTGGCACGTAAAAATATATGATGAAAAAGGAAAATTGCTGACTGGAACACTTCATAATTCTGATTTTGCAAATACCTACACGCCAACACTTCCATTTTCGTATGTGCGCAGAAACAGCGATTATTCCCGAAGTATGGGAGCGGCTTTCAGCTTGGAACCCGACGAGAAAATATTTGGTTGCGGCGAATCCTTTACGCAGTTCAACAAACGCGGTCAAAAAGTAGTTTTGTGGACGGATGATGCTAACGGAATACAGAATGAAACGATGTATAAACCGGTTCCGTTTTACATGAGCAGCCGTGGTTACGGGGTTTTTATGCACCATTCGACACCGATTACTGTTGATTTTGGAAAATATTATGGCAGTGCCAACGAAATGTATATTGGCGACGACGAAGCCGATTTGTTTTTCTTCATTGGTGAACCCAAAGATATTTTGGACGAATACACGAACCTTACAGGAAAAGCCGCCATGCCGCCACTTTGGTCCTTCGGATTTTGGATGAGCCGAATTACTTATTTTTCTGAAAAAGAAGGTCGTGAAGTTGCCAAGAATCTACGGGCTTACAAAATCCCGACCGACGTGATTCATTATGACACGGGCTGGTTTGACGTGGATTGGCGCAACAATTACGAATTTGCAAAAAAACGTTTCGAAGATCCAGTTAAAATGATGTCGGATTTGAAAGACGATGGTTTCCACGTTTGTTTATGGCAACTACCTTATTTTTCGCCAAAAAACACTTTGTTCAACGAAATTGTGGACAAAAACTTGACCGTGAAAGACCGTAAAGGAAACCTTCCTTACGAAGATGCCGTTTTGGATTTTACGAACCCGGCCACCGTGACTTGGTACCAAGCCAAATTGAAAAGTTTATTCGATCAAGGAGTGAGCGTTTTCAAAGTGGATTTTGGAGAAGCCGCACCAGCGGACGGCATTTATTCCAATGGACGAACTGGTTTCTATGAGCATAATTTATACCCATTGCGTTACAACAAAGCCGTTGCCGAAATCACCCAAAAAGAAAAAGGATACACCTTAATCTGGGCAAGAAGCACCTGGGCAGGAAGCCAACGTTATCCTTTGCATTGGGGTGGCGATGCCGAAACAACAAACGGCGCCATGTCGGCCGAATTAAGAGGGGGACTTTCCTTGGGATTGTGTGGTTTCAGTTTCTGGAGTCATGACGTGGGTGGATTTGTGACCAAATCTCCCGAAAACTTGTATCGTCGTTGGGCTCCTTTCGGGATGTTCACATCCCACGTAAGAAGCCATGGCGAGCCTCCACGCGAACCTTGGTTGTACAGCAAAGACCTTTTGGAAACTTTCAGAAATGCCGATAATATGCGTTACGAATTAATGCCTTACATCTACGCCCAAGCCAAAGAAAGTTCCCAAAAAGGATTACCGATGATGCGCGCCTTGTTCATAGAATATTCTAATGATCCGGGTTCTTGGTTGGTGGACAATGAATATCTTTTTGGTTCCAGTATGTTGGTAGCGCCTTTATTTGAAGAGGTTACCGGCAGGGATGTTTATCTTCCGGAAGGTACTTGGATTGATTACCAAACCAAAAAAGTATATCAAGGCGGTTGGCATAAAATTGAGGCCGGCGAAGTGCCGATTATCGTATTGGTTCGAAACGGTTCGGCAATTCCACACATCAAATTGGCACAATCCACCAAAGACATGGATTGGAGCAAATTGACCCTCAAAGTATATGCCGCTGAAGGAACAAATACGGCAACAGCAAAAGTTTTCCTTCCAGAAGGCGATGGAGTAAAAACCATCTCTCTTTCCAAAAAAGGAACTGGTTTCGAAGCAAATGAGAATCCAATAAGCAACAAGACCACATTCAAAATTGAATGGATAAAATAA